The Triticum aestivum cultivar Chinese Spring chromosome 7B, IWGSC CS RefSeq v2.1, whole genome shotgun sequence genome window below encodes:
- the LOC123162457 gene encoding uncharacterized protein, giving the protein MSQDKAERFFLAMVSAQVLIFFLVSSFQFNEQKKFNVPPSCRSDDPEVNRLNDNLAVYYGAMATCRENVHALLVEELQDSNVGLKQAEARYEGMKVTARRMAQITNRLGKPMPFPSHFKHAVKL; this is encoded by the exons ATGAGTCAAGATAAGGCCGAAAGATTTTTCCTCGCAATGGTGTCTGCGCAagtcctaattttttttttggtcTCGTCGTTTCAG ttCAACGAGCAAAAGAAGTTTAACGTTCCTCCAAGCTGCAGGAGTGATGACCCTGAGGTAAACAGATTGAACGACAACTTGGCTGTCTACTACGGGGCCATGGCAACCTGCAGGGAGAACGTGCACGCTCTGCTGGTGGAAGAGCTCCAGGACAGTAACGTGGGTCTGAAGCAAGCTGAGGCAAGGTATGAGGGAATGAAGGTGACCGCGCGCAGGATGGCACAAATTACAAATAGGCTGGGCAAGCCGATGCCTTTCCCTTCCCACTTTAAGCATGCCGTGAAGCTGTAG